The following coding sequences lie in one Candidatus Nitrospira allomarina genomic window:
- a CDS encoding ABC transporter ATP-binding protein: MVKIENLRKTFGPIVAVDGVSFTVGKGEVLGFLGPNGAGKSTTMKMITGFLTPTSGAVHICGHNIDVQPIDAKKRIGYLPEGAPAYQDMTPASFLTFIGEMRGYRGETLKRTVSETVEKVNLQSVLNQSIETLSKGFKRRVGLAQAILHDPEILILDEPTDGLDPNQKHEVRTLIRAMAKEKAIILSTHILEEVHALCTRAMIIAKGKVVFDGTPAELEGKSPTHHTVLGTIAGVDPMVLHHHLMTVKGVKKIEELGRDGDLVQFRIYPNDGQWILPDIGHCARAQGWEVRELYPDRGQLDEVFRLLTTPKQTIS; this comes from the coding sequence ATGGTTAAAATTGAAAACTTGCGAAAAACATTTGGGCCGATTGTCGCAGTGGATGGTGTGTCGTTTACCGTAGGAAAAGGAGAAGTGCTCGGGTTCTTAGGGCCGAACGGAGCAGGTAAATCCACAACCATGAAAATGATCACAGGTTTTCTCACGCCGACCAGCGGCGCAGTGCATATTTGTGGGCATAATATTGACGTTCAACCCATCGATGCCAAAAAGCGTATAGGGTATCTGCCAGAGGGAGCTCCGGCCTATCAGGATATGACTCCAGCCTCGTTTCTTACGTTTATTGGGGAGATGCGAGGATATCGTGGAGAGACGCTAAAGCGAACGGTTTCGGAAACGGTCGAGAAGGTAAATTTGCAATCGGTGTTGAACCAATCGATTGAAACCTTGTCGAAAGGGTTTAAGCGCCGCGTGGGACTGGCTCAGGCGATCCTTCATGACCCGGAAATTTTGATTTTAGATGAACCGACCGATGGATTGGATCCCAATCAAAAGCATGAGGTTCGAACGCTGATTCGGGCCATGGCGAAAGAGAAGGCCATTATTCTCTCAACGCATATCTTGGAAGAAGTCCATGCACTCTGTACGCGCGCAATGATCATTGCGAAGGGGAAAGTGGTGTTTGATGGCACACCTGCGGAATTGGAAGGAAAATCTCCTACTCACCATACGGTCCTCGGCACGATAGCCGGCGTGGATCCCATGGTCTTACATCATCACCTGATGACGGTGAAAGGGGTCAAAAAGATTGAAGAGTTGGGCCGGGACGGTGACTTAGTGCAATTTCGTATTTATCCGAATGACGGACAGTGGATCCTCCCGGATATTGGACATTGCGCGCGAGCACAGGGGTGGGAAGTGAGGGAACTCTATCCCGACCGGGGGCAATTGGATGAGGTCTTTCGTTTGTTGACGACTCC
- a CDS encoding BatD family protein → MKILRWIWVMVFCLGFMGLDIPVSAQSVRAYVDRNPVMADETFQLIVETDQTSSGESPEWQILDADFDVLGTTQSQQTSIINMQTTSLVRWIATLAPKRTGTVIIPPIPVGAHQTSPIQLEVNEPNHTREANESQDIFLEADVDSHVSYLQGQVLLTLRLVSAISVQEGRLDEPEMDWGIVERVGKDVSYESTRNGRRYHITERRYVITPQQSGRQVIPPILFSGTVQEGRTRGTLFEELFGNRPGSLGRDPFKTSRSIHRRSPKIAINVKNFPSDLNGRFWLPAKNLTLTETWSGDTDTLQIGDSPTRTIVMRAIGQRGEQLPEVTVPPQPIVKIYPDKAKTQTDFDGKWIVGSREEKYVFVPTQPGTVTLPAIHVPWWNIVTGQWEEATLPAKVLTILGTRQPVSSGQTTTSVPDLPVSSTESDRQQRDAQFGTSDSDRPLPWPWITGGCFTLWLVTLVAWWRDRQKRKGRGQDMAKRNDGKFQSERNAIQGVKAACFEQSAEKTRAALLQWASLKEAGRPCRSLKSVERLLSHPVPDPAAISAAIWNLDRTLYTTSAEKQNWDGRQFWETVKPAITAKPPESHKHVKELPPLYLH, encoded by the coding sequence GTGAAAATTTTAAGATGGATATGGGTGATGGTGTTCTGCCTTGGATTTATGGGGCTTGATATCCCTGTTTCGGCCCAATCAGTCAGGGCCTATGTGGATCGGAATCCCGTCATGGCAGATGAGACCTTCCAGCTTATCGTGGAGACGGATCAGACGTCTTCGGGTGAATCCCCCGAGTGGCAGATCTTAGACGCAGACTTCGATGTATTGGGCACGACCCAAAGTCAACAAACTTCGATCATCAATATGCAAACCACTTCATTGGTCCGATGGATTGCGACCCTTGCGCCAAAGCGAACAGGAACAGTGATCATTCCTCCTATCCCTGTGGGCGCTCATCAGACCAGCCCCATTCAACTGGAGGTCAATGAGCCGAATCACACTAGAGAGGCCAACGAAAGCCAGGACATTTTTCTCGAAGCCGATGTGGACTCACATGTTTCCTATTTACAAGGGCAAGTCCTTCTGACGCTGAGGTTAGTCAGCGCCATTTCCGTGCAGGAAGGCCGTTTAGATGAACCCGAAATGGATTGGGGAATTGTTGAACGCGTGGGCAAGGACGTCTCGTACGAGTCGACTCGAAACGGACGACGATATCATATCACCGAACGACGTTATGTGATCACACCACAACAAAGCGGGAGGCAGGTCATTCCTCCGATCCTCTTTTCCGGAACCGTGCAGGAAGGCCGAACCCGTGGAACGCTCTTTGAGGAATTATTTGGCAATCGACCCGGGAGTCTGGGGCGTGATCCTTTCAAAACTTCACGCTCGATTCACAGGCGAAGTCCGAAAATTGCGATCAACGTCAAAAACTTTCCATCAGATTTGAATGGGCGATTTTGGCTGCCGGCGAAAAATCTCACTCTCACAGAAACATGGTCTGGTGATACCGATACACTTCAGATAGGGGATTCTCCCACTCGCACGATCGTGATGCGTGCGATTGGTCAGCGGGGAGAACAATTGCCTGAAGTGACCGTGCCCCCACAACCCATTGTGAAGATCTATCCCGACAAGGCAAAAACCCAGACAGATTTTGACGGGAAATGGATTGTGGGGTCCAGGGAGGAAAAATATGTGTTCGTGCCCACACAGCCGGGGACAGTGACGTTGCCCGCGATTCATGTTCCCTGGTGGAACATTGTGACTGGCCAGTGGGAAGAGGCCACTCTCCCTGCTAAGGTTCTGACGATTCTCGGCACGCGTCAACCTGTCTCCTCAGGACAGACTACCACGTCCGTTCCGGACCTGCCTGTTTCTTCAACAGAGAGTGATCGTCAGCAGAGGGATGCCCAATTCGGCACCTCTGATAGTGACAGGCCGTTACCATGGCCGTGGATAACAGGGGGATGTTTCACGTTGTGGTTGGTGACCCTGGTGGCCTGGTGGAGGGATCGCCAAAAACGGAAGGGACGAGGTCAAGATATGGCAAAAAGGAATGATGGGAAATTCCAATCGGAACGAAATGCCATTCAAGGAGTGAAGGCTGCTTGTTTCGAACAGTCAGCGGAAAAAACGCGAGCCGCACTATTACAATGGGCTTCCCTCAAGGAAGCAGGGCGTCCCTGTCGAAGCCTGAAGTCAGTGGAACGTCTGTTGAGTCACCCGGTTCCTGATCCGGCAGCAATTTCTGCGGCCATTTGGAACCTTGACCGGACCTTATACACGACCTCGGCAGAAAAACAGAACTGGGATGGGCGGCAGTTTTGGGAAACAGTCAAGCCGGCCATAACAGCCAAGCCACCGGAATCTCACAAACATGTAAAAGAGTTGCCCCCATTGTATCTCCATTGA
- a CDS encoding vWA domain-containing protein: MEMFHFLRPEWLWGLLPLFGLFLLVARKGTTDQIWESVCDAHLLPHLLVGTEGARHRIPLMLLGSGWIVAVCALAGPVWSQLPQPVFRAESALVMVLDLSRSMDAQDVTPSRLTRAKHKILDMLMARKEGQTALVVYAGESFVVSPLTNDANTIVTLVQSLETELMPLQGSRTDLALQKAHELLQHVGQARGDVLLLTDGEGDPATLKVVGELHHQGVRVSVLGIGTVDGAPIPETGGFLKDQDGTVVIPKLDIPSLQDIARVGGGHYATVTADDQDINRVFPSVVPTRALSSSTSEQRATDLWREEGPWLVLLLLVLALPAFRPGWLGMLLAFLLIPQVSEAFSWENLWVRPDQQGIQALERDAPEEAAALFQDPGWKGIAHYRSGKYQEAEEAFSIVDTPEGHYNRGNALANLGRYEEALASYQTALTQQPDHADAKHNLEIIKQLLDKSSSAEQTGESPQQSDGSSAKQNDNENEAGGEGEKSENPSDPTHKQSDSNTVDSQKEKQEEAGSVSDSVRTSKQSNEDQKSSEENIERKAQGLDPLKAEQSKKPLSAPTTMEEKSEDQAEHSEVSSAGDGAHSPEIEKSEQVLQQWLRRIPDDPGGLLRRKFLLEHQRRVEAGRSTIPQGKRW, translated from the coding sequence ATGGAAATGTTTCATTTTCTACGACCGGAATGGCTATGGGGATTACTTCCATTATTCGGACTCTTTCTACTAGTCGCCAGGAAGGGGACAACGGATCAGATATGGGAATCAGTGTGTGATGCCCATCTACTCCCGCATTTGTTGGTGGGAACGGAGGGAGCTAGGCATCGCATCCCTCTTATGCTTCTCGGATCAGGTTGGATTGTGGCGGTCTGTGCACTGGCCGGGCCGGTCTGGTCCCAATTACCCCAGCCCGTGTTCCGGGCGGAATCGGCGTTGGTGATGGTCTTGGATTTATCCCGTTCAATGGATGCGCAGGATGTGACTCCTTCACGGTTGACCCGAGCCAAACACAAGATTCTTGATATGCTTATGGCGCGGAAAGAAGGACAAACGGCTCTTGTGGTCTATGCCGGTGAATCGTTCGTCGTCTCGCCATTAACCAATGATGCCAACACCATAGTGACCCTTGTGCAATCTCTCGAGACGGAACTCATGCCGCTCCAAGGTAGCCGTACCGATCTTGCCTTGCAGAAGGCCCATGAACTCCTTCAGCACGTCGGGCAGGCGCGCGGAGATGTGCTATTGCTGACGGACGGCGAGGGAGATCCTGCCACATTAAAGGTGGTAGGTGAGTTACACCATCAAGGGGTGCGTGTGTCGGTGCTTGGTATTGGGACGGTCGATGGGGCTCCTATTCCGGAGACAGGCGGATTCCTCAAAGATCAGGACGGAACGGTGGTTATTCCCAAATTGGACATTCCGTCTCTTCAAGACATTGCTCGAGTAGGAGGAGGTCATTATGCCACGGTGACGGCTGACGACCAGGATATCAATCGGGTCTTTCCTTCCGTTGTGCCAACGAGGGCGCTATCCTCTTCAACATCTGAACAGCGAGCAACCGACCTGTGGCGAGAAGAAGGACCCTGGCTCGTCCTTCTGCTTCTGGTTTTGGCGTTGCCCGCATTTCGACCGGGATGGTTAGGCATGCTGCTGGCCTTCCTGCTTATTCCTCAGGTCAGCGAGGCCTTTTCCTGGGAAAATCTCTGGGTTCGTCCCGATCAACAGGGGATTCAGGCATTAGAGCGTGATGCTCCGGAAGAAGCGGCAGCCTTGTTTCAAGACCCCGGCTGGAAGGGCATAGCCCATTATCGGTCAGGGAAATATCAGGAAGCAGAAGAAGCCTTTTCCATAGTGGATACGCCGGAGGGTCATTATAATCGAGGTAATGCCTTGGCTAATCTCGGTCGCTATGAAGAAGCCCTGGCCTCGTATCAAACAGCCCTCACTCAGCAGCCGGACCATGCGGACGCCAAACATAATCTAGAAATCATCAAACAACTCTTGGATAAATCATCATCTGCGGAACAGACAGGAGAATCACCCCAACAATCGGATGGCTCCTCTGCCAAACAGAACGATAATGAGAATGAGGCAGGAGGTGAAGGAGAAAAATCAGAGAATCCTTCAGACCCAACGCATAAACAATCCGATTCGAACACAGTTGACTCTCAAAAAGAGAAACAAGAAGAAGCCGGGTCCGTTTCAGATTCTGTCAGGACCTCTAAGCAGTCGAATGAAGATCAGAAATCTTCTGAAGAAAATATTGAGAGAAAGGCGCAAGGGCTGGACCCTTTAAAAGCCGAACAATCTAAGAAGCCGCTGTCCGCACCAACTACAATGGAAGAAAAGTCGGAAGATCAGGCAGAACATTCAGAGGTATCTTCTGCGGGGGACGGTGCCCACTCACCGGAAATAGAGAAGTCTGAACAGGTCCTCCAGCAATGGCTTCGGCGTATCCCTGATGATCCCGGAGGATTGTTACGCCGAAAGTTCCTTTTGGAGCATCAACGCCGTGTAGAGGCTGGAAGGTCCACGATTCCTCAAGGAAAGCGCTGGTGA
- a CDS encoding vWA domain-containing protein: MMTLAWPWVLALLLCPWMVRRWATPVSNSSGRAMKVPHFDDIMALQTNQLIGPTRSGHSTLFWVGILIWAALVLAAARPQWSGEPVGLPTSGRDLMLAVDVSGSMKIPDFSVKGQEVTRLEVVKAAAGEFIAGRTGDRIGLIVFGSQAYVQTPLTFDRDTVKAMLTETEIGLAGQETAIGDAIGLAVKRLREQPAGSRVLVLLTDGANTAGEVSPTQAAALAEEQGIRIYAIGVGADRMEIESFFGTQTVNPSRDLDEDTLRHLAQRTGGLYLRAKDTEGLTRVYEELDRLEPAATETELFRPTTELYIWPLGFALALSCAMAMSFIWNRNWVLRSRWRAEAISAQAGAGR, translated from the coding sequence ATGATGACGTTGGCCTGGCCATGGGTATTGGCGCTTCTTCTGTGTCCCTGGATGGTGCGTCGTTGGGCAACCCCTGTCTCCAATTCATCCGGCCGGGCTATGAAGGTGCCGCATTTCGACGACATTATGGCCCTTCAGACCAACCAGCTGATTGGGCCGACTCGTTCAGGGCATTCAACGTTGTTTTGGGTTGGGATATTAATCTGGGCCGCTCTGGTTCTTGCGGCTGCCCGTCCACAGTGGAGTGGCGAACCTGTAGGATTGCCAACCAGTGGACGTGATCTGATGTTGGCAGTCGATGTCTCCGGCAGCATGAAGATTCCGGATTTTTCGGTAAAAGGACAGGAAGTCACCCGCTTGGAGGTGGTGAAAGCCGCAGCCGGGGAGTTCATCGCTGGCCGAACTGGCGATCGTATAGGGTTGATTGTATTTGGTTCCCAGGCCTACGTGCAGACACCTTTGACATTCGATCGGGATACCGTCAAGGCCATGTTGACGGAAACAGAAATCGGCTTGGCGGGACAGGAAACCGCCATTGGCGATGCGATCGGCCTTGCTGTGAAACGGCTCAGAGAACAACCCGCCGGAAGCCGGGTTTTAGTGCTATTAACTGATGGGGCCAATACCGCGGGGGAAGTCTCGCCCACACAAGCGGCGGCCTTGGCTGAGGAACAAGGTATTCGAATCTATGCTATCGGAGTTGGCGCGGATCGAATGGAGATTGAATCATTTTTCGGCACACAGACGGTGAATCCTTCTCGCGATTTGGATGAAGATACCCTTCGCCACCTTGCCCAACGTACCGGAGGGTTGTACTTGCGTGCCAAAGACACCGAGGGACTTACGAGGGTGTATGAAGAATTAGATCGTCTTGAACCGGCGGCTACGGAAACGGAACTGTTTCGACCGACGACCGAATTATATATATGGCCGTTAGGATTCGCGTTGGCCCTTTCCTGTGCAATGGCCATGTCTTTCATCTGGAATAGAAATTGGGTTCTCCGATCGAGATGGAGAGCGGAAGCGATCTCCGCACAAGCAGGAGCCGGACGATAA
- a CDS encoding DUF4381 domain-containing protein: MPTASSPLQELRDVHLPPPISLWPPAPGWWIIFGLVMMGVILCLWILRNRRRKQTCRLAMNELHAIKQHYETHRDDQWLIQRLSVMIRRYAMATFPRTEVAGLVGISWLQFLDRSGRTNQFTDGVGHLLSSGPYQQQSAVSAAELVPLVEQWIQQVTPSTGKGTP, translated from the coding sequence ATGCCGACAGCAAGTTCTCCCTTACAAGAGCTCCGGGATGTGCATCTGCCACCTCCGATTTCTCTGTGGCCTCCGGCTCCAGGTTGGTGGATCATCTTCGGTTTGGTCATGATGGGAGTCATTCTGTGCCTGTGGATTCTGAGGAATCGACGTCGAAAACAGACGTGTCGCCTTGCGATGAATGAACTGCATGCGATCAAACAGCACTATGAAACCCATCGAGATGATCAATGGCTGATTCAACGCCTTTCAGTCATGATCCGTCGCTATGCCATGGCTACTTTCCCTCGAACTGAGGTCGCAGGGCTAGTTGGAATCTCCTGGCTGCAGTTTTTGGACCGGTCGGGTCGAACCAATCAATTCACTGACGGGGTTGGCCATCTGTTAAGTTCAGGGCCCTACCAACAGCAGTCGGCCGTGTCGGCCGCCGAACTGGTGCCCTTGGTTGAACAATGGATTCAGCAGGTGACTCCATCCACAGGGAAGGGCACGCCATGA
- a CDS encoding DUF58 domain-containing protein, which produces MWPFRKQTTPLESRQNRPTGFQGVEIRLADLINMRHQTGILGIKTRKRVHTLLAGGERSPFKGRGMDFEESRRYQPGDDVRLMDWRVMARTHEPYLKVFREERERPVFIVVDNRKAMRFGTKVAFKSVIAAHAAALLGWASQERGDRVGGVVFSDVDHVELRPRGGRTGVLQFLNILAQDSANASQMIERQISNTSPFQLALNRVQATAKPGSLIFLLSDFRDWDHQAKQTLIRLGGHQDVVAIFMYDQLEQEPPPAGQYPVTDGTRMGILNTGSANIIQSYSACFRERYEDVRTLCLTRGIGFIPLGTHDDILFQLRGGLQDLGHRRSAHHSMA; this is translated from the coding sequence ATGTGGCCGTTCCGTAAACAGACAACCCCATTAGAATCCAGGCAGAACCGTCCTACAGGATTTCAGGGTGTAGAAATTCGGCTTGCCGATCTCATCAACATGCGTCACCAGACAGGGATATTGGGAATCAAAACCAGGAAGCGGGTTCATACCCTTTTGGCTGGCGGAGAGCGATCTCCGTTTAAAGGCAGAGGCATGGATTTTGAAGAATCTCGCCGGTATCAACCGGGTGATGATGTGCGCCTCATGGATTGGCGGGTGATGGCGCGAACTCATGAACCCTACCTCAAGGTCTTTCGCGAAGAACGGGAGCGACCGGTCTTCATCGTAGTGGATAATAGAAAGGCTATGCGATTCGGGACCAAGGTGGCCTTTAAGTCGGTCATTGCCGCCCATGCGGCGGCATTACTGGGATGGGCATCGCAAGAGCGGGGAGACCGGGTTGGGGGAGTGGTTTTTTCAGATGTGGACCATGTGGAACTCCGACCCAGGGGAGGAAGAACCGGAGTGCTACAATTTCTCAATATCCTGGCTCAAGATAGTGCCAACGCGTCACAGATGATTGAGCGCCAGATTTCTAATACCTCACCTTTTCAGTTGGCCTTAAATCGAGTCCAGGCAACCGCGAAGCCCGGAAGCCTCATTTTTCTCTTAAGTGATTTTCGCGATTGGGACCATCAAGCCAAACAGACTCTCATCCGATTGGGCGGACACCAGGATGTGGTGGCGATCTTTATGTATGACCAATTGGAACAAGAGCCCCCCCCTGCCGGGCAATATCCTGTGACGGATGGCACACGCATGGGAATATTGAATACAGGATCTGCCAACATCATCCAATCCTATTCAGCCTGCTTTAGGGAACGTTATGAAGATGTCCGGACTCTGTGCCTGACCCGTGGAATCGGATTCATTCCATTGGGAACCCACGACGATATTCTTTTCCAATTGCGGGGTGGGTTACAGGATCTTGGACATCGCCGAAGCGCCCATCACAGTATGGCATGA
- a CDS encoding AAA family ATPase translates to MSGSEHEQIARLRAFLNQQVIGQEGLTLRLLIALLADGHLLVEGAPGLAKTTAIKTLASGIEADFHRIQFTPDLLPADITGTDIYRPHDGSFRFQPGPIFHNLVLADEINRAPAKVQAALLEAMGEHQVTIGRTSYPLPELFLVMATQNPIEQEGTYPLPEAQLDRFLLYVRVQYPAVEGERKIVELVRRQARAISGDGTTAPTPVPQKVIVAARRQMWDLYVAPALEEYIVQLVMATREPGPYSAMLKRWIRFGASPRATIGMERCARAHAWLEGRDYVSPEDIQAVAHDVLRHRVLLTFEAEAEGIRTDQVISEILNHVAVP, encoded by the coding sequence ATGTCTGGATCTGAACACGAGCAGATAGCAAGGCTTCGAGCCTTTTTGAATCAACAGGTGATTGGACAAGAGGGTCTTACCCTCAGGCTTTTGATTGCCTTATTGGCTGATGGACACCTTCTTGTGGAAGGTGCGCCAGGTTTAGCCAAAACTACCGCTATAAAAACGTTGGCCTCCGGGATTGAGGCTGATTTTCACCGGATTCAGTTTACCCCGGATTTACTCCCCGCTGATATTACCGGGACCGATATTTATCGTCCTCACGACGGCTCTTTTCGCTTTCAACCGGGACCGATTTTTCACAATCTTGTCTTGGCCGATGAAATCAATCGGGCCCCCGCTAAGGTTCAGGCCGCCCTCTTAGAGGCCATGGGAGAACATCAAGTGACAATCGGGCGAACAAGTTATCCCTTGCCCGAGTTGTTTTTAGTCATGGCCACCCAAAATCCCATTGAGCAGGAAGGAACGTATCCTTTGCCTGAAGCGCAATTGGATCGTTTCCTCCTCTATGTCCGGGTGCAATATCCTGCTGTGGAAGGAGAGCGGAAAATTGTCGAACTTGTTCGTCGACAAGCCAGGGCAATTTCTGGGGATGGAACGACAGCCCCCACGCCCGTTCCTCAAAAGGTGATTGTGGCGGCTCGACGACAGATGTGGGATTTATATGTCGCGCCAGCACTAGAAGAATATATCGTCCAATTAGTCATGGCCACGCGTGAGCCTGGACCGTATAGCGCCATGCTGAAGCGATGGATCCGGTTTGGAGCCAGCCCCCGGGCAACCATTGGAATGGAGCGTTGTGCCAGAGCTCATGCCTGGCTGGAAGGACGCGATTATGTCTCCCCGGAAGACATACAAGCCGTGGCCCATGATGTGTTGCGCCACCGGGTCTTACTGACCTTTGAAGCGGAAGCGGAGGGGATCAGGACTGATCAGGTGATCTCAGAAATTTTGAATCATGTGGCCGTTCCGTAA
- a CDS encoding DUF5989 family protein yields MTGFLGELWDFMRERKKFWLAPIIIMLLLLGGLIILSEGSAVAPFIYTLF; encoded by the coding sequence ATGACAGGTTTTCTTGGGGAATTGTGGGACTTTATGCGGGAACGAAAAAAGTTCTGGCTTGCCCCCATCATCATCATGCTCTTATTACTCGGCGGTCTTATAATCCTGAGTGAGGGTTCAGCCGTCGCCCCCTTCATCTATACTTTGTTCTAA
- a CDS encoding SxtJ family membrane protein, translating into MISTINQPTTKDLRSFGLLMGGVFLIVAVWPLVIHGESIRVWASLFAGAFGAMGLIFPKGLKPMHRVWMKIGEKLGWINSRIILSLLFFGMFTPMAFVMGLLGKRPLQLGYDPKANSYRVVKKARAADHVLKPF; encoded by the coding sequence ATGATATCAACGATTAATCAACCAACGACCAAGGATCTTCGCTCGTTCGGCCTGTTAATGGGCGGAGTCTTTTTAATAGTAGCAGTATGGCCATTGGTCATTCATGGAGAAAGTATTCGAGTGTGGGCAAGTCTTTTCGCCGGGGCCTTTGGAGCAATGGGTTTGATTTTTCCAAAAGGTCTGAAGCCCATGCATCGAGTATGGATGAAGATCGGGGAAAAATTAGGGTGGATTAATTCCCGGATAATCTTAAGCCTACTGTTTTTTGGGATGTTTACTCCCATGGCATTTGTCATGGGATTATTAGGCAAACGACCATTGCAACTTGGCTATGACCCCAAGGCCAACAGCTATCGCGTGGTCAAAAAGGCCAGAGCCGCAGACCATGTGCTGAAACCCTTCTAA
- a CDS encoding carbamoyltransferase family protein, whose translation MTTPNRKLTSILGVSAYYHDSAACLIQNGKIVAAAQEERFTRKKHDAGFPSHAVEYCLRQGGVGMRDVDYLVFYDKPFVKFERLLETYLSYAPKGLGSFLTAIPVWIKEKLFLRNLLEKAFRQVGSLEKKENLPPLLFGEHHESHAAGAFFPSPYEEAVVLCMDGVGEWATTSAWIGRGNQLTPLWEIPFPHSIGLLYSAFTYYTGFKVNSGEYKVMGLAPYGEPKYVKTILDNVVDVKPDGTFRLNMDYFDYCTGLRMTNNKFDAIFGGPPRQAESTLTQREMDLARSVQEVTEMVMLRLANSLYRETGLSHLCLSGGVALNCVGNGRVLREGPFSGLWIQPAAGDAGSALGAALNVHYSYLNQPRVCQGPSDSMRGSYLGPRFSNEDIESRLQQLEARYERVEDSDLYRRVAEYLAEGKVIGWLQGHMEFGPRALGGRSILGDPRSEKMQSVMNLKIKYRESFRPFAPSVLRERVSEYFEMDTDSPYMLLVAPVVEKRRRAVQPDQQKLWGIDLLNVPKSDIPAVTHVDYSARVQTVSPDTNPRYYQLLQEFEKQTGCAVLINTSFNVRGEPIVCTPEDAYRCFMRTEMDVLVLENCLVLKEHQKPVQKDETWMKEFELD comes from the coding sequence ATGACAACGCCAAACAGGAAATTAACATCAATTCTGGGTGTTTCCGCCTATTACCACGATAGCGCGGCTTGTCTCATCCAGAATGGCAAGATTGTGGCGGCTGCTCAAGAAGAACGGTTCACGCGAAAAAAGCATGATGCCGGGTTCCCGAGCCATGCGGTGGAGTATTGTCTCCGGCAAGGCGGGGTTGGCATGCGCGACGTCGATTATCTGGTATTCTATGACAAACCTTTCGTCAAATTTGAACGTTTGTTGGAAACGTATTTGTCCTATGCGCCGAAGGGACTAGGATCGTTTCTAACCGCCATTCCTGTGTGGATCAAAGAAAAGCTGTTCCTGCGAAACTTACTAGAAAAAGCTTTTCGTCAGGTAGGGAGTCTCGAAAAAAAAGAGAACTTGCCCCCTTTGCTTTTTGGGGAGCACCATGAATCACATGCGGCCGGGGCCTTTTTCCCTTCTCCTTATGAGGAAGCGGTTGTTCTATGTATGGACGGTGTGGGCGAATGGGCGACCACTTCGGCCTGGATCGGGCGGGGAAACCAATTAACACCTTTATGGGAAATTCCCTTTCCGCATTCCATCGGGCTACTGTATTCGGCCTTTACCTACTATACCGGGTTTAAGGTCAATTCCGGTGAATATAAAGTGATGGGTCTCGCTCCCTATGGAGAGCCCAAGTATGTGAAAACGATTTTGGACAATGTGGTGGATGTGAAGCCGGATGGTACCTTCCGGCTCAATATGGACTATTTTGATTACTGTACCGGATTACGGATGACCAATAACAAGTTCGACGCCATATTTGGTGGTCCTCCGCGTCAGGCGGAAAGTACTCTCACTCAGCGGGAAATGGATCTGGCCCGGTCTGTACAGGAAGTCACCGAGATGGTCATGCTCCGTCTGGCTAACAGCCTTTATCGAGAAACGGGCCTTTCCCATCTTTGCCTTTCCGGAGGGGTGGCCTTGAATTGTGTCGGAAACGGAAGAGTGCTGCGGGAAGGTCCTTTCAGCGGGCTGTGGATTCAGCCGGCCGCAGGCGATGCGGGGAGCGCGTTGGGGGCGGCCTTAAATGTGCATTACAGCTATCTGAATCAGCCTCGGGTATGCCAGGGCCCTAGTGATTCGATGCGAGGCAGTTATTTAGGGCCACGCTTTTCCAACGAGGACATTGAATCCAGGCTCCAACAGCTTGAAGCCAGGTATGAGCGCGTGGAGGATTCGGACCTGTATCGTCGAGTGGCGGAGTATTTGGCTGAGGGAAAGGTCATTGGATGGTTACAAGGGCACATGGAATTCGGTCCTCGGGCTCTAGGAGGACGAAGTATCTTGGGCGACCCTCGTAGCGAGAAAATGCAATCGGTCATGAATTTAAAAATTAAATATCGGGAATCCTTCCGTCCCTTTGCGCCATCGGTTTTACGAGAACGGGTGTCCGAGTATTTTGAAATGGATACCGATAGTCCTTACATGTTACTGGTGGCCCCGGTTGTCGAGAAGCGACGACGAGCGGTACAACCGGATCAACAAAAACTTTGGGGAATTGATCTACTCAATGTTCCCAAATCGGATATTCCAGCAGTGACCCATGTGGATTATTCCGCCAGGGTTCAGACGGTGTCACCTGATACCAATCCTCGCTACTATCAATTATTGCAAGAGTTTGAAAAGCAAACCGGGTGTGCAGTGTTGATCAATACCTCGTTTAATGTTCGAGGGGAACCGATTGTCTGTACGCCTGAAGATGCCTACCGGTGTTTCATGCGGACGGAGATGGATGTCCTTGTGCTGGAAAATTGTCTCGTTTTGAAGGAACACCAAAAGCCGGTGCAAAAGGATGAGACGTGGATGAAAGAATTTGAATTGGATTAA